The window AATCTGCGCAATACTAATCTTGCGATAGTCAACAGCAATATCATGTTGGGCAATTAATAAAGATTCTATATCACGACTTACTTTTTTCGGATTACAGCAGTCTTTTGTAATAATATGAATCTCTTTTATTTCTTTGTTTTTATCCAGCATTATTTTGGAAAACAGCACATCACTTAAAGCATTTATTGATTTTTCCACTTCTTTTAATTTTGAAGCAAAATGAGATGAAAGAGAATAATTATTAAAATCACTTACAGATATATCTTCCATCGAAACCTCCTCTTTTCTTTATACTTCAGGTTCTATTAACCCAAAATTACCATCCTTCCTTTTATATATGACATTTATTTGATCAGTAGCTTCATTGTTAAAAACAAAAAAATTATGGCCTAACAATTCCATTTGTAAACTTGCTTCTTCAGAAGTCATTGGCTTTATTACAAACTTTTTTGTCTTGACAATTTTAATATCCTCATCTTCTATGGAAGCAACTTCATCTTTTTTATCTTGCAATAATTGTGCATCCATTGATTTATTTTGTTCACCGATGGATTTGCTATAGAGTTTACTTTTATACTTTTTTATCTGTCTTTCAAGTTTTTCAACAACTCTATCAATTGAAGTATAAATATTATTACTTTCCTCTTCTGCTCTAATGATTGCCTTTTTTGCCTGAAGAGTTACCTCAAATATTTGTCTATTTTTTTCTGCACTTACCATCGCAGTTGCATCCATAATCTGATCAAAATATTTATTTAATTTTTCCATTTTCTTTTTAACATATTCCTCTACAGTATCTGTTACCTCAAAATTTCTGCTTTTAATTGTTAATTTCATTACTGTTTACCTCCTTTTGTGACACTTTATATTTTCTTAGAATTTCATGGAAATAATCAATTAATATTGTTCTGATATTGATTTATTGATTTTACTTATAGTTGTATTATTAATATACCAGTAAATGTACAAAAAAGTAAATTGAAGCAATTCTGTTCAACCTATCATTTTATTTTTATAATATAATAACACTATCAGGTTTATTTTTACCAATATATTATAAGATTAATTCCCTTCCTGGACTGACCTGGTCTTTTCCCCCACACTCGCCTGCTGAGAGGTTCGCTATCTTTTCACTACTACTCTTCTCTTATTATCAATAAGGCAGGACTTACTCCAAAACCGCACCATGCTCAATAACTAATAATCGTTACCTTACGTGGATCGTTTAGCCTGCGGCTGGCATCGACTTTCAACCACAGCTCCAGGAAGGGAAGTTTCTATATTCCCCTTGCCAATGTTAGAGCAAATACATTTACTATTCCGTGTTTTTTTAATTCTTTTGAACACGATTCAATAGTTGCACCTGTTGTATATATATCATCAATTAAAAGGATATTTTTTATATTCTTTTTGTACAATGGATTAACAGAAAAAACATTTTTTACATTTTTTGCTCTTTCATTCTTTGTCAAACCAACTTGTGAAAGATTTTCAACATTTTTTAATAAAAAGTTTTCCCCAAAAGGAATCGAAAAATATTTTGCAATATAATCAGCTAATAAGCCACTTTGGTTAAAATTCCTTTTTTTGTATTCTCTTTCTGTTAAAGGTACTGGAATAATTAAATCAATTTTTTTATTATTGTAAAAATCATCGGTTAATAAATATTTTACCATTAATTCTCCTAATGGTTTAATTAATTTTAGTTGTTTTTTATATTTTAGCAAATGAATAGATTTTCTGATTGCTCCTTCATAATATGCTATTGAACGATTATAATATAACAGTTCTTTTTTGTAACTGCAATCCGAACATAAAGCTTTTTTTTCGAAATCAACCAGAGATGAAAATGGTTTTCCGCATTGGTAGCATAAGGGCGGTAAAATATAACTTATCTTTTTTAAACAATCTCTACATATTCCATAACCTTTTGATTCTCTTATCGGTTTACCGCAATTCTCGCAATTAAGTGGGTATATTAAATTTAGCATTCCTTCAGTAATGTAATCCCAGGTATTTTTTATATTAATCATTTTAAGCCTTTTTTCTATATTAACTCTATTTTATGTACCTTCCCGCCAACCAGATAAATATTTTTTTTGTGCTGAAGTTAATTTATCAATTTTAATACCCATGCTTTGGAGCTTTAAAAGAGCAACTTTTTCATCAATATCAGTCGGTACAGGATACACGCCTTTTAACATACCCTTATTTTTGCTTACAAGATACTCTATTGATAAGGCTTGATTAGCAAAACTCATATCCATAACACTGGCAGGATGCCCTTCAGCTGCAGATAAGTTTAATAGTCTTCCTTCAGCCAGTAAGTATATCTTTTTATCATTTTTCAAGTTATATAACATCACATTATCTCTTACTTCTGTTTTGCTGAGTGATATTTCTTCTAAAGATGTAATGTCAATTTCTACATTAAAATGACCTGCATTAGCTAAAATCGCCCCATCTTTCATTGAAAGTATACTTTTACTATTAATAACATCCTTATTACCAGTTGAAGTTATAAATATATCACCAATTTTTGCGGCTTTCTCAATCGGGACAACTTCAAAACCATCCATAACTGCCTCTAATGCTTTTAGCGGGTTTATTTCAGTAATAATTACCCTTGCTCCCATACCTTTTGCCTTAGAAGCTATTCCTCTTGCGCACCATCCATATCCACAAACTACAAATACTTTACCCGCCAGTAAAATATTGGTAGCTCTTAAAAGCCCGTCTATAGTGCTTTGTCCAGTACCGTATCTATTATCAAAAAGATGCTTTGTTAAGGCATCGTTTATTGCAATGACTGGATATTGTAAGGTTTGCTCATTTTCCATACCTCTCAAACGGATTACTCCTGTTGTTGTTTCTTCTGTGCCACCAATAATACCAGAAATTAAGTCCGTTCGATTTGTGTGAATAGTCGATACTAAATCAGCACCATCATCCATAGTAATATTGGGTTTGATGTCTAAAACACTCTCAATATGGTGATAATACCCGTCTTTGTCTATACCCCTGATTGCAAAAACAGGTATCCGGTAATCCTTTACAAGCGACGCAGCTACATCATCTTGAGTGCTTAAGGGGTTTGAAGCACATAAAGCAATCTCAGCACCGCCGGATTTAAGTGCAATCATAAGGTTTGCAGTTTCTGTGGTTACATGCAGACATGCGGCTATCTTTATTTTCCTGAAAGGCTTTCTCTGTTCCAAATTATGTTTAATTATTCCTAATACCGGCATCTGATTTTTTGCCCAGATTATTCTTTTTTCCCCTTTTTGTGCTAAATTTATGTCATTAATTTCGTATTCCATTTCAAATACCCCTTTTTATAGATTATCAAACCTTGTTTACTGTAACCACGGATTATTTCTCATTTCTTCTCCAATAGTTGACATAGATCCATGTCCAGGAAGAATAGTATAATCATCATTAAATAATTTAAGTTTTTCCTTTATTGAATGCATAATTTGCTCCATTGAGCCACCTGTCAAATCTGTTCTGCCAATTCCATTAGCAAAAAGAGTATCACCTGTGAATATATTCTTATCAACTATCAGGGATACACTTCCCGGTGAATGACCTGGTGTATGTAATATAGAAATTTCAATCTCACCTATTTTAATTACCATTCCATCTTCCAAATACTTATCTGCCGGTGGTGAATTATATGTATTGCCTATTTTAAATGAACAATAAAGCTGGGGATTAATTATCATATTTTCATCCGACCGGTGAATTAATATTTTTGCACAATACTTTTCTTTTAAAATCTTATTTCCACCAATATGGTCAAAATGGCCATGAGTATTAATAATGTATTTAAGTGAATAATTTTCATCTTCTATTTTATCAAAAATTGCATTATCCTCTTCGGCTGGATCAATAATAGCTGCTTCTTTTGTTTTATTACAGGCTAATATATAACAATTTGTTGAAATGGGGCCTAATACAAACTTTGTTATAGAAAAATTATGATTTCTCATTATTATTATATTTCCTTTTCGTGTTTTTCAATCTATCTATAATTTATCACTATCTAAAACAATTGTTACAGGACCTTCATTTATTATTTCTACCTGCATCATTGCTTGAAATATTCCTGTTTTTACAATAATATTTTCATTTTCTATTTTTTGAATATAATATTTATAAAGAATATCTGCCTCTTCAGGAAGTGCTGCCTCGATAAAACTCGGTCTTCTTCCCTTTTTACAATTAGCATATAATGTGAATTGTGAAACAACGATAACCTTACCGCTAATATCCGATAATGACAGATTCATTTTATCCTCTTTGTCAGAGAATATTCTTAGATTTACAGTTTTCTTTGCAAGTATTTCTGCATCTTCCTTTGTATCACCTTTTTTTACTCCTAACAAAACAACCATACCGCTATCTATCTCTGAAACTATTTGATTGTCCACTTTCACCGATGCTTTGCTAACTCTCTGGATAACTGCTCGCATGTTTTCCTCTCTTTCTCTAGTCCTTTCCGATTCTTTTAACTTCTTTCACAGCCCTTAGACTTCTCAATCGGGTAATTATTTCTTTTAAATGTTCCAATGTACTTACTTCTATTGTTAAATTCAAAAATGCCATTCCATTTTTATTTGCAGATCCATTAATACTCATAATAGATGCTTTAAAATTTGAAAGAATCATTGAAACATCTGATATAATATTTTTCCTGTCACTGGAAATAATTTTAATCTTCACAGGAAAATAATCATTTTCGGATTTATGCCATTCTACATTAATCAATCTACCTTCCTCTTCGGAAATATTTTTAAGATTAGGACACTCTGTTCGATGTATTGTAACCCCTCTCCCTCGTGTAATATATCCAATAATTTCATCACCTGGAACAGGATGACAACAATGAGCAAATCTTACTAATATATTATCTACTCCCTCAATCTTTACACCTTTGTCGATTCTTTTTACTGTTTCTGCTTCCGATTTTTCCTTTGTTTGAATTTCTTTTTTTTCTTCCTGGGGTAATATTTTATTAATAAGACTAACCGGGCTTATTTTTTTGTAACCGATAGCTTCAAGCAGGGAATCAAAATCAGTGTATCCCATTGGTTGTGAAAAACTATTAAATTTTTCTTCTAAATCCGAATTCCAGATAATTTTATATTTATCAAGTTCCCTTGATAGTAATCCACGGCCTTTTTCAATATTTTCATTACGTACTTCCCGTTTAAACCAGGATTTAATTCGAGTTTTTGCACTGGATGTCTTGACAAATTTTAACCAATCCCTGCTTGGACCGGTTGATGTTTTGGAAGTCAATATCTCGACAATGTCTCCACTATTCAATTTTCTGTCTAATGGAACTATTTTATTGTTTACTTTAGCTCCAACACATTTATGCCCAATCTCAGTATGCACCGTATAAGCAAAATCCACCGGAGTTGATCCCAGGGGAAGAACTTTTACATCCCCTTTAGGGGTAAAAGTATAAACTTCATATTGCAATAAATCTATTTTTAAATTTTCCATGAATTCTCTAGGATCTTTTAATTCTTTTTGCCACTCTAAAATTTGTCTCAACCAGGATAGTCTTTCTTCAAACTTTTTATCCTTAAGACTATCTCCTTTTTCTTTATATTTCCAATGAGCTGCGATGCCATACTCAGAAGTACGATGCATTTCCATGGTTCTAATTTGTACTTCAAGAGGTTCTCCTTCTGAGGTTATAACAGTAGTATGCAGAGATTGATACATATTTGATTTTGGCATAGCTATATAGTCTTTAAATCTTCCCGGCATTGGTTTCCAGATAGAGTGCAAAAACCCCAGTGCAGCATAGCAATCTTTAATTGAATTGCAAATAATTCTTATTGCCATCAAATCATATATTTGAAAAAAATCCTTATCCTGCTCCTGCATTTTTTTATATATACTATAAATATTTTTTGGTCTTCCCTGTATTGTGGCAACAATTCCAAATTTGCGCAATTCCTCACCCATTTTTTCTTTTATTGACTCTATATATTTTTCTCTTTCTGCCCTACTCTTAGCTACCTTCACAGCAAGTTCATTATATTCTTTTGGAGCTAAATTATATAATGAACAATCCTCTAATTCCCACTTTACTCTGTTTAAACCTAATCTATTGGCAATAGGTACATAAATGTCAAGTGTTTCTTTAGCTTTTATTAGCCTTTTTGGAGCAGGCATAAATTTGAGAGTCCTCATGTTATTTAATCTGTCAGCCAGTTTAATTAATATTACTCTAATATCTTCGGCAATTGCCAAAAACATTTTTCGGAAATTTTCTGCTTGTCTTTCTTCTTGTGTTTTAAAAGATATTTTGCTTAGCTTCGTAACACCATTCACTAACATTGCCACTTCATCACCAAATTGCGTTTTAATTTCTTCCAGATCAACATGGGTATCTTCAACAACATCATGTAGTAAACCTGCTACAATTGTTATAGCGTCCATATTCATGTCCGCAAGAATGTTTGCTACTTCTAACGGATGGGATAAATATGGCAGACCTGAATAACGCTTTTGGTTTCGATGAGCTTCCTGGGAAAAATAATAAGCCTTCCAAATAATATCTATATCAGACGAAGGGTTATAGGATTTTATTTTTTTAATTAGTGTTTCTATTTTGATAGAATTATCTATCATTCTTACCTCTTTATAATGTCAAAGGTTCTTTAAAATAAATCAGAAATAAACAGTGATTTATATTATGCTTCATATTTAACAAGTGAAAAGACATCATACCCTTTTAGTTTTTCTCTGCCGTGCAGCATTTCAAGTTCAACAATAAAGTCTGCACCAACAACTTTTCCATTTAATTTTTCAATAAGTTTAAATACTGCTAATGTAGTACCACCAGTAGCTAGCAAGTCATCTATAACCATAATTCTATCATCTTTTTTGAACGCATCCCTATGGATTTCTAAGATGTTTTCACCATATTCCAATTTATATGAAATACTTTCTACATCTGCAGGCAATCTACCTTTTTTTCGTATTAATAAGAAACCTATATTCAGATTATACGCAACCGGAGCGCCTATAATAAAACCACGGGCTTCGATTCCTGCTATATAATCAATATTTAAAGATTTACAATGTTCAGTAATGCTGTCTATACAATACTTGTAAGCCTCTTTATCTTTTAGCAAAGTGGTAATATCCTTAAATTGTATTCCTTTGACTGGAAAATCAGGGATATTCCTTATTTTACTCTTTAGATCCATTTTTTTCCATCCTCCTAAAAGTGGGTTTAATATCCTTTATTATTAATTGTAAATTTTTTTTCCCATTCCAGTAATTTACGCCTATCTGGAAAGCAATATCAATATTCTTTGCATTCAATAGAATATGGCTTTTTTCAGCCATTCTAAAAGCTATGCCGTCGAAGCAAGTTCTCTTTTCACCAATG of the Atribacterota bacterium genome contains:
- a CDS encoding MBL fold metallo-hydrolase, which codes for MRNHNFSITKFVLGPISTNCYILACNKTKEAAIIDPAEEDNAIFDKIEDENYSLKYIINTHGHFDHIGGNKILKEKYCAKILIHRSDENMIINPQLYCSFKIGNTYNSPPADKYLEDGMVIKIGEIEISILHTPGHSPGSVSLIVDKNIFTGDTLFANGIGRTDLTGGSMEQIMHSIKEKLKLFNDDYTILPGHGSMSTIGEEMRNNPWLQ
- a CDS encoding ComF family protein, with translation MINIKNTWDYITEGMLNLIYPLNCENCGKPIRESKGYGICRDCLKKISYILPPLCYQCGKPFSSLVDFEKKALCSDCSYKKELLYYNRSIAYYEGAIRKSIHLLKYKKQLKLIKPLGELMVKYLLTDDFYNNKKIDLIIPVPLTEREYKKRNFNQSGLLADYIAKYFSIPFGENFLLKNVENLSQVGLTKNERAKNVKNVFSVNPLYKKNIKNILLIDDIYTTGATIESCSKELKKHGIVNVFALTLARGI
- a CDS encoding adenine phosphoribosyltransferase, producing MDLKSKIRNIPDFPVKGIQFKDITTLLKDKEAYKYCIDSITEHCKSLNIDYIAGIEARGFIIGAPVAYNLNIGFLLIRKKGRLPADVESISYKLEYGENILEIHRDAFKKDDRIMVIDDLLATGGTTLAVFKLIEKLNGKVVGADFIVELEMLHGREKLKGYDVFSLVKYEA
- the ahcY gene encoding adenosylhomocysteinase — protein: MEYEINDINLAQKGEKRIIWAKNQMPVLGIIKHNLEQRKPFRKIKIAACLHVTTETANLMIALKSGGAEIALCASNPLSTQDDVAASLVKDYRIPVFAIRGIDKDGYYHHIESVLDIKPNITMDDGADLVSTIHTNRTDLISGIIGGTEETTTGVIRLRGMENEQTLQYPVIAINDALTKHLFDNRYGTGQSTIDGLLRATNILLAGKVFVVCGYGWCARGIASKAKGMGARVIITEINPLKALEAVMDGFEVVPIEKAAKIGDIFITSTGNKDVINSKSILSMKDGAILANAGHFNVEIDITSLEEISLSKTEVRDNVMLYNLKNDKKIYLLAEGRLLNLSAAEGHPASVMDMSFANQALSIEYLVSKNKGMLKGVYPVPTDIDEKVALLKLQSMGIKIDKLTSAQKKYLSGWREGT
- a CDS encoding bifunctional (p)ppGpp synthetase/guanosine-3',5'-bis(diphosphate) 3'-pyrophosphohydrolase; translation: MIDNSIKIETLIKKIKSYNPSSDIDIIWKAYYFSQEAHRNQKRYSGLPYLSHPLEVANILADMNMDAITIVAGLLHDVVEDTHVDLEEIKTQFGDEVAMLVNGVTKLSKISFKTQEERQAENFRKMFLAIAEDIRVILIKLADRLNNMRTLKFMPAPKRLIKAKETLDIYVPIANRLGLNRVKWELEDCSLYNLAPKEYNELAVKVAKSRAEREKYIESIKEKMGEELRKFGIVATIQGRPKNIYSIYKKMQEQDKDFFQIYDLMAIRIICNSIKDCYAALGFLHSIWKPMPGRFKDYIAMPKSNMYQSLHTTVITSEGEPLEVQIRTMEMHRTSEYGIAAHWKYKEKGDSLKDKKFEERLSWLRQILEWQKELKDPREFMENLKIDLLQYEVYTFTPKGDVKVLPLGSTPVDFAYTVHTEIGHKCVGAKVNNKIVPLDRKLNSGDIVEILTSKTSTGPSRDWLKFVKTSSAKTRIKSWFKREVRNENIEKGRGLLSRELDKYKIIWNSDLEEKFNSFSQPMGYTDFDSLLEAIGYKKISPVSLINKILPQEEKKEIQTKEKSEAETVKRIDKGVKIEGVDNILVRFAHCCHPVPGDEIIGYITRGRGVTIHRTECPNLKNISEEEGRLINVEWHKSENDYFPVKIKIISSDRKNIISDVSMILSNFKASIMSINGSANKNGMAFLNLTIEVSTLEHLKEIITRLRSLRAVKEVKRIGKD
- the raiA gene encoding ribosome-associated translation inhibitor RaiA — translated: MKLTIKSRNFEVTDTVEEYVKKKMEKLNKYFDQIMDATAMVSAEKNRQIFEVTLQAKKAIIRAEEESNNIYTSIDRVVEKLERQIKKYKSKLYSKSIGEQNKSMDAQLLQDKKDEVASIEDEDIKIVKTKKFVIKPMTSEEASLQMELLGHNFFVFNNEATDQINVIYKRKDGNFGLIEPEV
- the dtd gene encoding D-aminoacyl-tRNA deacylase; protein product: MRAVIQRVSKASVKVDNQIVSEIDSGMVVLLGVKKGDTKEDAEILAKKTVNLRIFSDKEDKMNLSLSDISGKVIVVSQFTLYANCKKGRRPSFIEAALPEEADILYKYYIQKIENENIIVKTGIFQAMMQVEIINEGPVTIVLDSDKL